From one Nematostella vectensis chromosome 7, jaNemVect1.1, whole genome shotgun sequence genomic stretch:
- the LOC5511964 gene encoding substance-P receptor — MDCLNLTTLSIQDSLTNCGNATLSKTGLRMRDSDGLRIFKLLCYAIVFLVGATGNSMVVWLVAKRRLRARYNYFLANLAIADLAVVTINLPFRLAYQENRYQWPFGYALCKFIPPLTYTFTTASSAFLLAVSLERYRAVVHPLRGKVTTKQLKLTVLAIWVLSFLVTFPLNTYMSTAEKGGKVVCTDAWPTRHLEQVYFVLLFLIQFAFPLLVMLVVYLKIIVTMRHNQLKSCNHRASMTIRKRNTRVIRMLLAVVFSYFICVMPYSTFLVLSVFNREGPVALKTFLVLMALANSMVNPLLYGALNRQFRLGYMYAITTLKNNCLRKEELTLSSIFRPVPLHEAPSPLKRKTYMVRVRSA; from the coding sequence ATGGATTGCTTGAACTTGACGACTTTGTCCATTCAGGACTCGCTTACGAATTGTGGCAACGCTACTCTTAGTAAGACCGGGCTGAGAATGCGAGATAGTGACGGACTTCGCATCTTCAAGTTGTTGTGTTATGCCATTGTGTTTCTGGTTGGCGCAACCGGGAACTCGATGGTCGTGTGGTTGGTAGCTAAACGCCGATTACGGGCGCGATACAACTACTTTTTGGCCAACTTGGCGATAGCAGATTTGGCCGTAGTCACCATCAACCTGCCGTTTAGGCTTGCATACCAGGAAAATAGGTACCAGTGGCCGTTTGGGTACGCGCTGTGTAAGTTCATTCCCCCACTAACGTACACCTTCACCACCGCGTCCAGCGCGTTTCTACTGGCCGTCAGCCTTGAGAGATACCGCGCCGTGGTGCACCCACTGAGGGGAAAGGTGACAACCAAGCAGCTAAAGCTGACGGTGCTAGCGATATGGGTCCTCTCATTCCTCGTCACATTCCCTCTCAATACGTACATGTCGACGGCGGAGAAAGGCGGGAAGGTCGTCTGTACGGACGCGTGGCCCACTCGCCACCTGGAGCAGGTTTACTTCGTGCTTCTTTTTCTGATTCAGTTCGCCTTTCCTCTCCTCGTCATGCTCGTGGTCTATTTGAAGATCATAGTGACAATGCGACACAACCAGCTCAAAAGCTGCAACCACAGGGCGTCCATGACGATTCGCAAGCGGAACACGCGGGTGATTCGCATGCTGCTAGCCGTGGTGTTCTCCTATTTCATTTGTGTTATGCCTTACAGTACCTTCCTGGTTCTCAGCGTGTTTAACAGGGAAGGCCCCGTGGCGCTCAAGACGTTTCTAGTTCTCATGGCACTCGCGAACAGTATGGTGAACCCTCTTCTGTACGGGGCATTGAACCGACAATTCCGCCTGGGCTACATGTACGCTATTACAACTTTAAAGAACAACTGCCTGCGAAAGGAGGAGCTCACACTGTCATCAATATTCCGTCCTGTTCCACTCCACGAAGCCCCGTCGCCATTAAAGCGAAAAACATACATGGTGCGAGTAAGGAGCGCGTGA